accggaattGTTTCATTAAGACTCACTTTTTTCATAGATTAGTCCTGGTCATTAGGTTAGACCCATTGATTTTATGCCACCTATGCAAACGTGCCCTAGATATGTTAATTATTTCTGTAATTCCGGTTTTGCCCTAAACTCATTAAGGTGATAAATTAATATTCCCTTCAATTTTAGGATTATTGGTGGGTTAGAGTACTGACCTGATCAATCACTTAAAATAATGCAATTAAATTTGCTATTGTATCATGCTCGTGAGTGCTATCAGTATATAATTCGCGCCTCTCTCATTTGGTAATTAAATTTCCATGATCAACTTATGCAAGAACAACCATTACAAGTTTGCTTAGGGATATAGTGCCAAGGGAATTGAATATGAGGAACAGAGGAAGACAATGAAGATCGGTCAAAGAGTTATATATGGTAATTAGATAAAATGATGGTTGGTGTTTATATGGCTTCCAACTTCAACTCTGCATCGAGGGTGATAACTGGATTCAAATCTTGTGTTTACTGTGTGAGTAGGCCAAAACGACGATTATTATAGCGACTACAGCGTTTCACGGTGATAATTTTACATCAAACAAAGTAAACGGAAAGAGAAACGGAAGCAACCCATAATGATTTTCAAAAAGATTGCAACCAACCCCAAATCCAAAGCAAGAGGCTGACGGTAGAGAATTTTTCTTCAAGTTTTGTTCTAGACAGCTAGGGTTTTACTAACGATATGATAACCGTAGCATGTTAGTACACATGAAGGACATTTTTGACTTTTTACAGGCAAAATTGATCAAAGCGATCCTTAAAAAGTGTGGTCAAAAGTTCAACACATGTCAAAACATATCTATTGTGGCTAATTACCCCTTAAACTGTCATTATCAAAGAGCTCATTGACAGATTCACTGTTACAAACTCCAAAGGATATTATCTCATCCACCACCACTATATATGTTAGTGGAAAATCCTCTAAAGACAATTACCACTGCCATTATCTTCTCCTCGGAAAGTTTGCAGAACGCCATTTTTAAAGGCTAACTATTTCATCCACTTGCTCGCAAAAGCTGGAGTTGCAACAGTTCCCACAGCTAGTTTTATTGCACACGAGTGGTCCCTGAATTATCGAAAAAATAATCGATCCTGTGCTTCGGGTTTCTCATATTTTCCCACATTATCTAAATGATATTCAATGTTACCCTTTGAGAAGTCTTGTCACAACAGAAATATTGTTCATTTATGATTGAACATGATGTAATGGGTAGAGTcatgaaaacaatttttttgcaCAAAGGTAATTATGTGTACGATAAACGTTACTATGACCTTCACAAAACAGAAATTTTTGTTAGCTTGAGGTTGTCTTTTTTATATTCAAATGTACCCTTTAAGCCTTCACCACCAAACGGTCCATGCATGGATTTGCTGGCTAGATATTCATATGGTGCCTCACTGGCTCTGAATATTATGTTAATTTAACCCTAATTCTCGGCCTACCAATATTTCCTTTTCAAGTTCAAAAAATTGCAATTTTATTCACAAAGTTGTAATCATTACTAATACAGCTTTCTATTGGGCGCCATGGATTAAGTCGTATGAATTGCTTCGTAAAGTTGGAACTAAGACCATAATTTACTAATAAACCGCGTGATTTAAGAACATTTTGTCCCCAAATCATAACATAAGCTCTCACCTTTTTTGTGTCCAAAGTGATCATCTTTATACAAGTAACCTCTTTGCTAGTTTATTTGTAATCTGTATACAAGTAAGTCGTTTATTTGTAATCCTTATACAAGTAACCATTTGAGAGCTTTGACACAACAAAAAGCTTGCTCTTTTGTGATCCAAAGTCACATGCTCGGTTCGTGAAAACAGTCTCTTTCCAAATCAAGAGTAAGGCTGCATATGATAGACATTCCCTCTCCATCCTTGCAAAACGAAGAGCCTTATTAGGCTAGAGtcgctctttttttttttttttttatcttttggcTTAGAGATATTTCAACCATTAttagaaattaataaaaaaaaattataaagataTTTATGACATGTCAATACGCCCACTACAATAATAACATGTCACTGTAAAACGTCACAATTCAATATCAAACTCATAAAATCTACTTGTAGATGAGAaacaaggttttttatttatgatatAAGTGATATCCCACAATAAATTCATTTAACTATAAGAAGCGAAATTCAAATTTAGGTACAAATGAGAGAGCACACTGCTATAACCAATCACTTGGTTAGTCCAAGTTTACAGACCATAAACTAGTAAAGTTAATTCTGCTGAGTCCCAATTTACATACTATAGAAACTAGTAAACTAAAACAATATAAAAAGGGTAGTATTATTCACACACTTTTTTATATCACTCGTAGACTCTTGTTAAATTTTATTCATTAGTCTTCTTCATTTCATTCGATTAATAGAAATTGAGAGGAGTGTGTGAAAGGTAAAATGAGTGTGTAGATAGCaccattctaaaaaaaaaaaaatcgatcaATTTAAGCAATCAAAGCCAATGAACTTGAGCACGTGCAAAAGGAATGGCCATTCATAATTTCTTGTCCAACTATATATAGTTTCCTAATTATGATGATCATCGGTTAATTACCATAAGACCACTCTTCACGGAACAAAACTAGTTGTTACTATAATTATCTTTTTGGTAGGTAAAATGATGTCGATTACAGTTATTGACCCTACCAATAACTTTTCACTCAAGAAAGACGAGTTTTCCATTGTAAGGTAATGAATCAAAGCAAGTTAAAGCTCAAGTTAAACGAACCTTGCACAAAGGGCTTTCCAATTTCAAAACCAACCTTTTTTAACTTTAACCATCTTTTCACCACTTCCTTTGCACTCAAACAAAATTTCGTGCGTGAATAATTGAATCAACTGTGacgttaaattaaataaaaaatgcttTAGAATTAAGGTGGATTATGCGATGCAACAGTGTTTGAACAAGTATATTGAAGTTGTCAAAATTCAGCTATTTCTATACTTGTGCATCATAGTAATTGGAAGCCGGGAGTTCgattaatgagattttattcATTCCGCTTCCGCAACAACAAAAATTTGAGAGCATGGCAGACACGCGCCGCAGTGGAACGAGTACCAAATTACCCGGGAAAAAAGGTTATACACCGTTTTGAATTCGTATATAGTACAAGTctcttgctttttttttattggaatcTATAGCTAACTATAATCTATTGCTATTTAAAGTTACGGGCATCTACCGTTATACTATACAAAGAGGATACACTTTTTTTAGTTACCGTATTTCTTACACATGCAAACTCACGCAAGTGCGTCAGAACTCCGTTAGTTGACAATCCGGCGATGCCGGCACCGACGGGGGAGACCGTAACTTTTGAAAATACTCCCTCACGCTCACTCCCCCTCCAGCCGTTGTTTTATCCGTTACGTCACCATCCTCCCGCGACGGAATGCACGGTGGCCGCGAAACCTCCGTCAGCAGTTCCCACCGGACCCCGCGAAAGAACTCGTGCTCCTTGATCTCGCACGCGCCCCGGTGGTACCCTAGCCTCTTGATCGGGTCCTTGTTTAACAGCCTCTCGATCAAGTCCGTTAGCGCCGTCCGCTTCCCGATAAACTCAGGCGTCTTCGTCAGGACGTTCCCAAATGTCTCTTTCCGATTCTTCCCCTTGAACGGCGTCGTACCGTACAACGCCTCGTAAGTTAGAATTCCGAGGGCCCACCAGTCAACGGCGAACTCGTGGCCCTCCCCGCGCACCACCTCGGGGGATACGTACTCTTCCGTTCCGACAAACGAGTTCGCGCGTTCGCCGTCCGAGAAACTCAGCTTCCGTCGACTCATCGGGCTGACTCGGGCCGACTTGGCCTTCTTCAACCCCTTCCCGCTGCCGCCGTTCTTGTGATTGTCGTTTATAATCGTGATCCAACGTGTCAAGTTCCGCCGGTGTTTGCGGCGAATCTCCGGGACGTCGTTTTCCGGAACGGAGTCGCTGGGCTTGGCGGTCCGGTGCTTGAGGCTAATCGAGAGGTCGAAGTCTGTGAGTGTCACGTGACCGGATTGCTGGATGAGGACATTTTCGGGCTTTAAATCTCGGTAGGCGATTCCCATGCTGTGGAGGTGGTCGAGCGCGCAAACGATCTCCGCCAAGTAAAATCGGATCACGGCGGGGGAAAAAACGCGGTCGTTTTGCCGGTACCGGAGGACGTTGAGGTCGCCGCCGGAACAGTAAGGGACGGCCCATCCCATGAACTCGTCGGACTCGAAGGACCCCATGATGGAGGGCAGAAACGGGTGCGGGATCGGGGCGGATAGTCGGGTCAGGACCTGTATTTCCCAACGGGCGCGGCGCTCGGCGTCAAGCTTGGAGCGGAGCGAGTACTTGTCAACGACTTTGAGAGCGAACGGGCGGCGGGCGGAGGGGTCAGAGGACGGGTCGTGGACTAAGAAAACGGTGCCCATTGCTCCCTTGCCTAAGACTTTGAGGGCCCTGAGGTTTTCGAGATCGAGCTCCGGCGAGGTTTCTGTAGGTAAGGGCGAGTCGTCCATGGCTGGTTctagagcgagagagagagagagagagagagagagagagagagagagagagaggggaaagagagagagatggttgaGAGCGTTGGTTTTTGGCTTATATAAGGAGATGATGCGTGCTTcgtttcttttggttttggtttctttTTCCATTTGTTCTTTCGTTTTTATGCGCGTATTTTTGGGTAGTGATTGTTGGTTGATGTATCTGtgtgtatttttaatttttagttttaattcttttttgtgtttttctagTCCAGAGATTAAAATAGTATGCAGATACAGATGTAGTCAAGCTGGTTAGAGGGAAGAGTGAGATGTATGTACACTAAAAATCGATTTTTTCCCTCTTAATTTAACTAAAATATCAACTTTTACATTCGATGTCTCAATTTCacctttttattttcaaatctctgtaaataaaaatgaatcacttgaattgaaaaaaaaaatctataaataatGTGCGTAGTGAGTTTACACGTAGTTATACACTTATACCTACGACTTTTAAAAAGAATTTCAAAGCAGATTTGCTGAGTAAAATTCTATATTTGTCTTACAAATCAGCTGTATAGTATTGTGCTTAACTTTCAATTTGACCACTTCTGCGGATAAAATGCAATGCTTAGTCTTTTTGCTGTCGAAAATAGTAATTAGTGAGTTTTTGCATGCATTGCATGGAATTACAAATCTAACATTTCTTATTTGTATTTTAGAGTTTAATAGTAGACGTGAAAATACAGAAGAAAATTCTTAGGTCTCGTTTGATCGAGAGGATTCACAAATTTCTTACTTTATCTAAGTTATTTTTAAAGAAGAATCACTGTATAAAAgatattttaaagaaaataatgattcacaaatttTTACTTTGTCCAAGTTAAAGGTTACTCGTGAATAATAGTTTTCCCTtttaattctagttatcatTTTTGTTGGGATTGTAAGATATCTTTTATTCATGAGTAACCTTTAACTTGgacaaaaataagaaatttgtCATTCATTTATTCTGTTAAAATACTTTCTATATAGTAAATAATCATATACCAAAATCAATCATCTCTATCAAACCAGCCCTTCCAGATTTGTAAGTAATATGCCTTCATCAAAAGTTAAGTAAGAACAAAATAAGGAGAGAATCCAGCTATAGTTctcaccaaaaagaaaaaagaatccaaCTCTAGTAACCTATAAGACgcaacctttttcttttctaaaagcATCGCATTTTTCTGTTCATCCATTGCTTTATAAATCTAcaagtttcttttttttgaTTCAACATGGTGGTTCTTACATTTGTTactaaattaacaaattaattgTAGCAACTTCGCACCAACTCTTAATGACTTTGGTAATGTAGTAGCTATATGGAAATATAGTGTAGTAGATATGTATAAGGGCTCACACATTCCTTGTTAATTTTCTtcatttgatattcttcaattttttttatccaacgAAAAAAATTTGAGAGGTGTATGTGTTAAGTAAAAAGAAGTGTGTAAATAGCTAGCACACCCCATGTATAAGTACCTGtatcaatatttatttattcgTTAATGAAAAtgtatgtaaatattttgaaatgAATCAACAAATAAGATATAGTGCTTGACATAAGATAAATAATTTCAAGTTTAAAATAGAAGTGTTATACTCGTGTTGTTAATTTGGCTCGTTTCATAGCACATCACGGGATCAACATTCGTATCACGTTTGGCATGAAAGTTGTATAAGTAGTGCACTGATAACATTTTATTCATCTTTATCACGCCTGTAATGTTGGTCTAACGTAAGTTACGTAACTTACTTCATGCATTAGACACCGCAACTTAAATTAGTATTtgtgaaacaatttttttttgttcagtcCATAAATATACAAATTATTTTGAAAcgatattttttataattaggtCATGCTTTGCACGTAGATTTCTACATATTACGTAGGATTCCAAAGGGGGCCAACTTAGGCACCAAATATCATCTAATTTCGGCTGTATTTATATACAAATAATTGCACCTGGTGCTTGTACCATTACAAATATAATTATTCTACCAAATTTAGAGGTCTTAGTGTAATGAGTTGGTTAAAGTGGATGGGAGCTTTTCCccaagaaagcaaaagaaatgaGGACACACGTGTAagacataacaaaaaaaatgcatAGAGCCAAACGAAATGACAAAGAAAATTGTTTGTACGTACGGTTCTCACATGGGAGCTGCCATGATCTAAGGCAAATTCTCAACGTGCACTCTATTATTTATAAGCTTCTAGGGTTTGTTGTTGGAATGTCCTCGGTCGCCACCTTCCTATTCTCTTACTCATTGCATTAATTTTTGAAATAATACATTCTTTATACTTTATTTACGGAAGAGTACACAAGCGCTAGCTAGTTAATAACTTATAATACAGCATGAACTAATTATCTAtacattttttttcacaaaacaaTCTCATGATTTGAACAGCTCAGTTCTTAAGTCCTTATTCTTAGATCATTATTGCAAAAGTTTCACTCAATTTGGAAATCTCATAATGGGAGACTATATGAGTGGTTAACTTCATATAGGTTACTAACTAAATAGCGCTTGagttatatataatattattttatgtatAGACAATAGATATATTATCTGCTTTATTAAAGATTAAACTAGTACTCTccttgatttaaaaaaattattctctctttaaattatgttattttcatttttaattaaagtGAACATGTGTGCTACACTACCAATTAATATTAGATAAGATGAAGAGACCTTTATTAATTAGTTAGCCGACAGTGAATAATTTGCTTAAGAGTAAGTTTTATCAAATTTAGGGAAATGTCGTATGTCGCGTTAAGGTTGGGTGCATGTATTAAGGACTACTCTTCCTGAACTTTGGCTATATTAGTCACAAGTCAAGCTATGCCCTTGTCTTTTATGTTGTTCATATTTCTTTGCGGGGCCTTGAATTTGATGTTCTTAATTAGGAGTGTCACATAATATAAGGACATAGAGAGAAAATGCGCATGAAATGTTGATAGGGACAATGTTTATGTGTTTATGTGTGTTTGCTTTCACCGACGGTTGTATTAAAAAGGTATTTACCTTCGGGTGAGGGAAAGAATATATATCAGTCTAAGAGGGAGTTGGATGAACTGGAATGCTATTCATAtacctatttttatttttcatacacttttttaatttttggtcgtcggatcgaatgatttttagaagattaatgaaaaaaaaattaacaagggtatgTAGAAGGTAAAAATGGGTAAGTGAATAGCTGTATCCTTAGTACTTATAAAAAATGAGTATGCAAGGTATCAATATTAGTTCAATACCTAACATTCTATGTTTATTGACACATAAGGAATTAAAAGATAAGTTAGTCCTACAGTTACAATCAGTTATCTCATAATCACCAATAATCATGTATCATATCACTTAAGAAATGTAGTTTATCTCACACTTGAACAATACGTATAAttttgattgatgacttatcTGATTTCAAGTATGTAAACATGCTCAAAATTATGtgtaagataaaaaaaaaaaaaaaaaactatcgaAATTTTGGTGACAATTAATATTAAAGTATATTTACTTTTATATTGATTTGGAGGTTGCATATGTTGAGAATGATTCCCATGTTGATGGGAGGAGAGaacttgcatgggcttataagtaagttggggtactttccatattgccaattggttttatagtgaaaccttaactttcttcatggtccCAAAGTAGGTTGTTCCACGTGTGAAACCCAAAGACCATACGTGCTCTACATCATCTCGTTTGTGTTGTCTACGTGTGGCCTTTTATGTTGTTCActtgttaggcttgaaaatttgccacacGTGAGTGAGTTGAGAATGAATTCTACATTAATGGGAGGAGGGACCTTACATGAGTTTATAAGTAAGTTGAACCACTTTTCATAATCCCAATTAGTTTTttatggaacctcaactttctttaacatacaatttaattatttttactaTTGATTAAGGACTTTataatttagggttttaaatATTTGACCATTATTGGACTGATGAGGTTAATGACAGTGATGATGGTAAGTTGATGACTAGCTATTATATACTTCAGCTCAATGGACTCGAGACCTCTACGAGTTGTTGTATCTTCGGATAAGGACAGTATTCAACCATGAACAAAAGACGAATCTTCTCTTAGGATGTGTTTTTGGATACCTCAAACGGATAGAAAAACATACTGTGTGTGTCAATGAATTATACATATTGGACATGATATATACCTATACGAAGACCAAGAGTTACTAGCTAGTAAGAAATAATCATTCCAACTATAAATACACAGCTATACTCTAAAGGCGTGTAAACAAAGAAGTCTGTTCGCTCCATTTTTTTGGGGTCAACCTCTTCAAATGATATAAAAAAGAAGTCTAGttaaaaaaatagagggaaattTGGCATGACTTGTAACTTAAGGCATTGATTTTACCATCTCAACATTCGAAAGATTGACTCGATTTATCATATTATTGCTGATTTATAGGGTGCAATAATATTAATCTCACGTATCACTTGTTTCATGCTAATTCTAATGTGGGAGATTAAAGGGACTTGCGTACTTTGTTACTTTAACATCTTAAATGGTGTTTATATCATGCTTACGGATCCCAGCTTCGATATTTCATCGCCAGATGACTCCAAACTCTTCTATCCAATAATCATATTGTTCATAATAAGATCACACATTTGTCATATGACAAAATAATATTCcctataattaatatatataagagTTTTCACCTTTAATATTACCGaaacattttgtgataaaaagtTGAGACAAAAA
This window of the Malus domestica chromosome 03, GDT2T_hap1 genome carries:
- the LOC103415989 gene encoding serine/threonine-protein kinase UCN-like encodes the protein MDDSPLPTETSPELDLENLRALKVLGKGAMGTVFLVHDPSSDPSARRPFALKVVDKYSLRSKLDAERRARWEIQVLTRLSAPIPHPFLPSIMGSFESDEFMGWAVPYCSGGDLNVLRYRQNDRVFSPAVIRFYLAEIVCALDHLHSMGIAYRDLKPENVLIQQSGHVTLTDFDLSISLKHRTAKPSDSVPENDVPEIRRKHRRNLTRWITIINDNHKNGGSGKGLKKAKSARVSPMSRRKLSFSDGERANSFVGTEEYVSPEVVRGEGHEFAVDWWALGILTYEALYGTTPFKGKNRKETFGNVLTKTPEFIGKRTALTDLIERLLNKDPIKRLGYHRGACEIKEHEFFRGVRWELLTEVSRPPCIPSREDGDVTDKTTAGGGVSVREYFQKLRSPPSVPASPDCQLTEF